In Acidobacteriota bacterium, one DNA window encodes the following:
- a CDS encoding radical SAM protein, with amino-acid sequence MKDGLEASLPAASGYYLRLSVTSACDLRCRYCRPGPPSPRRRTAPPPGDDEIVALAAAVAQAAPVRKVRLTGGEPLLRPGIARIVRGLRQRLPGAVLAMTTNGQRLAPLAAELRRAGLDAVNVSLDTLDPMRFARVTPAGRLEATLAGIDAAARVGFSPLKINTVLMRSVNASELDRLVRFAADRGAEIRFIELMPIGAGAPLFRREFLSAGEARRRLASAFEDRGPLGRSGTAGRWLFRVGGRDVAVGFISPVSAPFCDGCDRLRLDSQGRLLRCLRGEDGIDLLEPLRRGDTAAISEIVRDVLALKDRPATSWPRRTMIAVGG; translated from the coding sequence ATGAAAGACGGACTCGAAGCTTCCCTCCCCGCTGCTTCCGGTTACTACCTGCGCCTGTCGGTGACGTCGGCGTGCGACCTGCGCTGCCGCTACTGCCGGCCGGGCCCTCCCTCGCCGCGCCGGAGGACCGCCCCGCCGCCCGGCGACGACGAGATCGTCGCCCTGGCGGCCGCCGTGGCGCAGGCGGCGCCGGTACGAAAGGTCCGCCTCACCGGCGGTGAGCCGCTCCTGCGGCCCGGGATCGCGCGCATCGTGCGCGGCCTCCGGCAGCGGCTTCCGGGCGCGGTCCTGGCGATGACGACCAACGGCCAGCGCCTCGCCCCGCTCGCGGCCGAGCTGCGACGGGCCGGACTCGACGCGGTCAACGTGAGCCTCGACACGCTCGACCCGATGCGGTTCGCGCGCGTGACGCCGGCCGGGCGGCTCGAGGCGACGCTGGCAGGAATCGACGCCGCAGCGCGCGTCGGGTTCTCGCCCCTGAAGATCAACACCGTCCTGATGCGCTCGGTCAACGCGAGCGAGCTCGACCGGCTCGTACGCTTCGCCGCGGATCGAGGCGCGGAGATCCGCTTCATCGAGCTGATGCCGATCGGAGCGGGAGCGCCGCTGTTCCGGCGGGAATTCCTGTCCGCGGGCGAGGCGCGAAGGCGGCTGGCGTCGGCTTTCGAGGACCGCGGCCCGCTCGGCCGCAGCGGAACCGCCGGCCGGTGGCTCTTCCGCGTCGGCGGGCGCGACGTGGCCGTGGGGTTCATCTCGCCGGTCTCGGCGCCTTTCTGTGACGGCTGCGACCGCCTGCGTCTCGACTCCCAGGGCCGGCTGCTGCGCTGCCTGCGCGGGGAGGACGGCATCGACCTGCTGGAACCGCTCCGGCGCGGCGACACCGCCGCGATATCGGAGATCGTGCGCGATGTCCTCGCGCTGAAGGACCGGCCCGCAACGAGCTGGCCGCGCCGGACGATGATCGCCGTCGGCGGCTG
- a CDS encoding sigma-54-dependent Fis family transcriptional regulator codes for MGDALGPAFPPSGRRPRVLLIDGAAAEAELFRAIPGPRFLVRRAADSESACRLAAGEPFDVILADLRSGGGDGIAAVRAVRRLLPDVPVVVLAPCGDAAAAPPAGADEVLRGPVGKERLTRVLHRFLPGPGAQPNDPPEPWGQSPAFRAVLEQARAAAASEGTVLITGETGSGKEVIARYIHRLSARRRGPFAAVNCAAIPEPLIESELFGHERGAFTGAVRRRKGRLEEAAGGVVLLDEIGELSPALQSKLLRVLEVKRISRLGSNEEIPVDVRFVAATSRDLRREIACGRFRADLFYRLNVLPIHVPPLRERRGDVPLLLNRFLDRYAAEAGRRMAFDPEALRRLERHPFPGNVRELANLVHRLVLSVAGETIRVGDLPEEYRRPEPASPAPPALAWAEGMSLAEALRAVERELIVNALRRHEGHRGKTARALGISRKNLWEKMRAHGLAGRRVWDGDGPDPAVAPAGIAADPCDRCEATNPHECRGAGAPKPPARSGSHVR; via the coding sequence ATGGGCGATGCGCTCGGCCCCGCCTTCCCCCCGAGCGGACGCCGCCCCCGTGTCCTGCTGATCGACGGGGCCGCAGCCGAGGCGGAGCTGTTCCGTGCGATCCCGGGGCCGCGCTTTCTGGTCAGGCGCGCGGCCGACAGCGAGAGCGCCTGCCGGCTCGCGGCGGGGGAGCCCTTCGATGTGATTCTCGCCGACCTCCGGTCTGGCGGCGGAGACGGTATCGCGGCGGTTCGCGCCGTCCGCCGGCTCCTGCCGGACGTTCCGGTGGTGGTCCTGGCTCCTTGCGGCGACGCCGCGGCCGCTCCTCCGGCGGGAGCGGACGAAGTGCTCCGCGGTCCGGTCGGAAAGGAGCGGCTCACCCGCGTCCTCCACCGCTTCCTCCCCGGCCCCGGAGCGCAACCGAACGACCCGCCCGAGCCCTGGGGGCAGTCACCGGCTTTTCGGGCCGTGCTCGAGCAGGCCCGTGCCGCCGCCGCCTCGGAGGGAACGGTTCTCATCACGGGCGAGACCGGTTCGGGCAAGGAGGTGATCGCCCGCTACATCCACCGGCTGTCGGCGAGACGCCGGGGGCCGTTCGCGGCGGTGAACTGCGCGGCCATTCCCGAGCCGCTGATCGAATCCGAGCTGTTCGGGCACGAACGCGGCGCCTTCACCGGTGCCGTCCGCCGGCGGAAGGGCCGTCTCGAGGAGGCTGCCGGCGGCGTCGTTCTGCTCGACGAGATCGGAGAACTCTCGCCAGCCCTCCAGAGCAAGCTCCTGCGGGTGCTGGAGGTCAAGCGAATCTCGCGGCTCGGCAGCAACGAAGAGATCCCTGTCGACGTTCGCTTCGTCGCTGCGACCTCGCGCGATCTGCGGCGCGAGATCGCCTGCGGGCGCTTCCGGGCCGACCTGTTCTACCGGCTCAACGTGCTCCCCATCCACGTGCCCCCCCTGCGCGAAAGGCGCGGAGACGTGCCGCTGCTCCTGAACCGTTTCCTCGACCGCTATGCCGCCGAAGCCGGGAGGAGGATGGCGTTCGATCCCGAGGCGCTCCGGCGCCTCGAGCGGCACCCGTTCCCCGGGAACGTCCGGGAGCTGGCCAACCTCGTCCACCGGCTCGTTCTCTCGGTGGCCGGAGAGACGATTCGGGTCGGCGATCTCCCGGAGGAGTACCGCCGTCCGGAACCCGCATCGCCGGCGCCGCCGGCCTTGGCTTGGGCGGAGGGGATGAGCCTGGCGGAGGCGCTTCGGGCGGTGGAGCGAGAGCTGATCGTGAACGCCCTCCGGCGCCACGAGGGGCACCGCGGGAAAACGGCACGAGCCCTCGGCATCTCGCGCAAGAACCTCTGGGAGAAGATGCGTGCACACGGGCTCGCCGGCCGGCGGGTCTGGGACGGCGACGGCCCGGATCCGGCCGTCGCGCCCGCGGGAATCGCCGCCGACCCGTGCGATCGGTGTGAGGCGACGAATCCTCACGAGTGCCGGGGAGCCGGCGCACCGAAGCCGCCGGCGAGGTCCGGAAGCCATGTGCGGTGA
- a CDS encoding 4Fe-4S dicluster domain-containing protein — MPNVGWILDLTKCTGCHTCEIACKAENNTAPAGSPLPLISAFSARQTNWRRVIEVESGTYPNARRAFFSMSCNHCDEPACMKACPADAIVKRESDGIVLIDQDRCIGCRYCAAACPYGAPQFNEETGVMEKCTFCVHRIDAGLEPACVTACIGRALSWSYDVDAPGEPPPEFADPRLTRPNIEWRRDIVHG; from the coding sequence ATGCCTAACGTCGGCTGGATCCTCGATCTGACGAAGTGCACCGGATGCCACACCTGTGAGATCGCGTGCAAGGCGGAAAACAACACTGCGCCGGCGGGTTCCCCGCTCCCGCTGATCTCGGCATTCAGCGCCCGCCAGACCAACTGGCGGCGCGTCATCGAGGTGGAATCGGGGACCTATCCCAACGCCCGCCGCGCCTTCTTCAGCATGTCCTGCAACCACTGCGACGAGCCGGCATGCATGAAGGCTTGCCCCGCCGACGCGATCGTCAAGCGCGAGAGCGATGGCATCGTGCTGATCGACCAGGACCGCTGCATCGGATGCCGCTATTGCGCGGCGGCCTGCCCGTACGGCGCACCGCAGTTCAACGAGGAGACGGGCGTGATGGAGAAGTGCACGTTCTGCGTGCACCGTATCGACGCCGGCCTGGAGCCCGCCTGCGTCACCGCTTGCATCGGTCGAGCCCTGAGCTGGTCCTACGATGTCGACGCCCCGGGCGAACCGCCGCCGGAGTTCGCCGACCCGCGCCTCACGCGTCCCAACATCGAGTGGCGGCGCGACATCGTTCACGGATGA
- a CDS encoding twin-arginine translocation signal domain-containing protein → MTAMSETRDLTPAFHMDRRQFIKTTGAVGAALTLGRSVLTSAAVETVNYGNPDPPETEPGVRIVRSVCLMCHSACGIQGKVVDGTLVKVDGNPYHPNAALPHERLPYTTPPEQADLVRGHNCVKSQAAVQTVYDPYRLRNPLKRVGPRGSGQWQEISWKQALDEIADKLRPYYQPGVPIDPAFPEFGDLPNKVLFSAGRIEHGQKEFTDRIWKNGFGTVNYRHDHTSICEVSHHTGGDLMTDFKAHHFKPDILNADYLIWFGTRPLEAGFPMQTLTGMITDFLARGGRMVTVDPVLSNTAARSHRWIPIKPGTDAAFALGMARWMIDNDRFDRNFLTNTKPNVNGEKSYSDATFLVDESTGTFLRDPSGEPLVWNGGQPWPASLAPGSKGELDPGVVSVNGTTARTVWSRLVERVREKTLDEYAAICGIDVRLIEETAREFAAAGKKGVANPYRGPVKHTNGAYNLFAIHLLNILNGNFDWKGGNSKGGSHFGEMGGKAPGQVNLKTVVGGLTPSGVPISRHGKHYETDAPNLFARDGYPARRPWFPFNKRWCYQEILPSIKDGYPYPVEAVILYWNDLLYSTPAARAEGERILADENKIKLLVAFDILIGETSKWADYILPDTTWLERFSTPHVSPAILTKTSGFRQPLVGEFIEETIDGKTRRFYVSPLSQGNVARDFWLGTDEATGPQLMEDIMIALGGRLGLPGIGAGAFDLTGAAPGYDWRSGLYSAWDWYLNILNNLSIHSGVPVEEILAKGGVFEPTSGDPSDPAVAYDGDYLRHRFENLIHIYIEPLATTRDSMTGQFYDPLPKYEPIRDVLDRPVTASPEFDLHVVTYRYAYHAQARTIANPWLQGLRPENAIEMNAADGEARGLRTGDLVRVESPTGAVAIGRVRLTEGIRPGVIGVPHSFGHWEMGSNGSNTIDGQPVAHDPARGRGIAINPLLMTDPYLGDVCLQDKIGGSASFYDTRVRVVPAGGTALAGAAAGAAGSRRPEPLRGRTAPPDIRRNLREKRMHGRR, encoded by the coding sequence GTGACGGCGATGAGCGAGACCCGAGACTTGACGCCCGCCTTCCACATGGACCGGAGGCAGTTCATCAAGACCACCGGCGCCGTCGGGGCCGCGCTGACGCTCGGCCGGTCGGTGCTGACGTCGGCGGCGGTGGAGACCGTCAACTACGGGAATCCCGATCCGCCGGAGACCGAGCCCGGGGTGAGGATCGTCCGCTCCGTGTGCCTGATGTGCCACTCCGCGTGCGGTATCCAGGGGAAGGTTGTCGACGGCACCCTGGTCAAGGTCGACGGCAACCCGTACCACCCCAACGCCGCCCTCCCCCATGAGCGGCTGCCCTACACCACACCTCCCGAGCAGGCGGACCTCGTTCGGGGCCACAACTGCGTGAAATCCCAGGCCGCGGTGCAGACGGTCTACGACCCGTACCGGTTGCGGAACCCGCTCAAGCGCGTCGGCCCCCGCGGTTCCGGCCAGTGGCAGGAGATCTCCTGGAAGCAAGCGCTGGACGAGATCGCCGACAAACTGCGCCCCTACTACCAGCCGGGTGTCCCGATCGATCCCGCCTTCCCCGAGTTCGGCGACCTGCCGAACAAGGTGCTGTTCTCCGCCGGCCGCATCGAGCACGGACAGAAGGAATTCACCGACCGCATCTGGAAGAACGGCTTCGGCACGGTCAACTACCGCCACGACCACACGTCGATCTGCGAGGTCTCGCACCACACCGGCGGCGACCTGATGACCGATTTCAAGGCGCACCACTTCAAGCCGGACATCCTGAACGCCGACTACCTGATCTGGTTCGGTACCCGGCCCCTCGAGGCGGGATTCCCGATGCAGACGCTCACCGGGATGATCACCGACTTCCTCGCCCGAGGCGGCCGGATGGTGACGGTGGACCCGGTCCTGTCCAACACCGCCGCCCGGTCGCACCGCTGGATCCCGATCAAGCCCGGTACGGACGCGGCGTTCGCGCTCGGCATGGCCCGCTGGATGATCGACAACGACCGCTTCGACCGGAACTTCCTCACCAACACCAAGCCGAACGTCAACGGCGAAAAGTCGTACAGTGACGCCACCTTCCTCGTCGACGAGAGCACCGGAACCTTCCTGCGCGACCCGTCCGGCGAGCCGCTCGTCTGGAACGGCGGCCAGCCGTGGCCGGCGAGCCTCGCCCCGGGCTCCAAAGGAGAGCTCGACCCCGGTGTCGTGTCGGTCAACGGCACCACCGCGCGCACCGTGTGGTCCCGCCTGGTCGAACGGGTGCGGGAGAAGACGCTCGACGAGTACGCGGCGATCTGCGGGATCGACGTCCGGTTGATCGAGGAGACGGCGCGCGAGTTCGCCGCCGCCGGGAAGAAGGGGGTGGCGAACCCCTATCGCGGTCCGGTCAAGCACACCAACGGCGCTTACAACCTGTTCGCCATTCACCTGCTCAACATTCTGAACGGCAACTTCGACTGGAAGGGCGGCAACAGCAAGGGCGGGTCGCACTTCGGCGAGATGGGCGGCAAGGCCCCCGGCCAGGTCAACCTGAAGACCGTGGTCGGCGGGCTCACCCCCTCCGGCGTGCCGATCTCACGCCACGGAAAGCACTACGAGACCGACGCGCCGAATCTGTTCGCCCGCGATGGGTATCCCGCCAGGCGACCGTGGTTCCCGTTCAACAAGCGCTGGTGCTACCAGGAGATCCTGCCCTCGATCAAGGACGGCTATCCGTACCCGGTCGAGGCCGTGATCCTCTACTGGAACGACCTCCTCTACTCGACGCCCGCGGCCCGGGCCGAGGGGGAGCGGATCCTGGCTGACGAGAACAAGATCAAGCTGCTCGTCGCTTTCGACATCCTCATCGGAGAGACCTCGAAGTGGGCCGACTACATCCTCCCGGACACGACGTGGCTCGAGCGTTTCTCCACGCCCCATGTCTCGCCGGCCATCCTCACCAAGACCTCCGGCTTCCGGCAACCCCTCGTGGGAGAGTTCATCGAGGAGACGATCGACGGCAAGACGCGTCGCTTCTATGTCTCTCCTCTCTCGCAGGGGAACGTGGCGCGGGATTTCTGGCTCGGCACCGACGAGGCGACCGGCCCGCAGCTCATGGAAGACATCATGATCGCCCTTGGCGGGCGGTTGGGGTTGCCCGGGATCGGGGCCGGCGCGTTCGACCTCACCGGGGCGGCCCCCGGTTACGACTGGCGGTCGGGTCTCTACTCGGCATGGGACTGGTACCTGAACATCCTCAACAACCTTTCGATCCACAGCGGCGTGCCGGTCGAGGAGATCCTCGCCAAGGGAGGCGTGTTCGAGCCGACGAGCGGCGACCCCTCCGACCCGGCCGTCGCCTACGACGGCGACTATCTGCGCCACCGGTTCGAGAACCTGATCCACATCTACATCGAACCGCTGGCAACCACGCGCGACTCGATGACCGGGCAGTTCTACGATCCCCTGCCGAAGTACGAGCCGATCCGTGACGTGCTCGACAGGCCCGTGACAGCCTCCCCCGAGTTCGACTTGCACGTCGTCACCTACCGCTACGCCTACCACGCACAGGCCCGCACGATCGCCAATCCGTGGCTGCAGGGCCTCAGACCCGAGAACGCCATCGAAATGAACGCGGCGGACGGCGAGGCTCGCGGACTGCGCACGGGGGATCTCGTTCGCGTGGAGAGCCCGACGGGCGCGGTGGCCATCGGACGCGTGCGCCTGACGGAGGGCATCCGGCCCGGCGTGATCGGCGTCCCGCACTCGTTCGGCCACTGGGAAATGGGATCGAACGGCTCGAACACGATCGACGGCCAGCCGGTCGCGCACGATCCCGCGCGGGGCCGGGGGATCGCGATCAACCCGCTGCTGATGACCGATCCCTACCTCGGCGACGTCTGCCTGCAGGACAAGATCGGCGGCTCGGCGTCGTTCTACGACACGCGGGTGAGGGTCGTCCCGGCAGGCGGCACGGCTCTCGCAGGCGCTGCGGCGGGGGCCGCCGGATCGCGCCGCCCGGAGCCGCTGCGCGGCCGGACGGCTCCGCCGGACATCCGCAGGAACCTTCGGGAGAAGAGGATGCACGGGAGACGCTGA